From the genome of Malus sylvestris chromosome 13, drMalSylv7.2, whole genome shotgun sequence:
AGGGTGTGACCGCTAGCTAGGGCTTCGGCcaccggcatgttctcgaccaagcatttgttggacttggtacaacaaataaatttgttataCCAGTAGAAGATGAATGCTTCGTGTTTCCCTTGCCGTAGGTTCTCATCCCCTCGGCCGCTGAAGTGGAGATAGAGAGTGTTGTAGTTGAGGAAGTTCTTATAAAGTTTCTGAACTTCCTCCTTTGAGGGTTCTTGGCCCTCTCCGCTCAGCGTTTCGAAGGCCCGATCATTGAAAAGAGCCTTCAGGTTAATGGTCGACGGGTACCCGGAGAGGGTAGCGTCAACTGGGATGCCGAAAGGGGAAGTCCCTAAGATCGTGGTGATATCAAGGATAGTGGGGCCCATAGGGCCGAGGGGAAGGACCATGGTGTTGGTAGCTGAGCACCATAGGCTTGAGGCTACCATAAGAAGCTCCTTATCCATGACGAGTTCCATAGATGAAAGACGAATGGCATCGTAAATGCCAAGAgctttccattgctcgccgaagaTCTTTTCCATCCGAGCAACCCAGGCTGCTCAGGTCGCAGTGGTCGAGGGCCATGAGCCTTGAGGTTTCGCcaaatcccacatcgaccattcaaaccctgaCAGTAGGGGTGTTAAACATTGATCCTTGAAGAGCTCGGTAATGGCTGGTGGTACTGCATCCTTGAAAAGTGGACCAAGGATTTGGTGGGGGGTGCTCATATCGCTCTCAAAGCGCAAAGTCTTAATTGAGCGCTGATCGATGATTGTCCCACATTTGTCGCATTCCTTAGAGAGCTTGGAAATGAAGGAGGCCATTGGAAATGGTTTCGAAGGGTTTCTGGGAGAAAGTCAGGGGGTTTCTTTTAATCTTTGAGCAAGAGAGAGTTTGGAAAATTTGAAAGCGTAAAGAATGAATGATAGAAGGACAGGTATTTATAGACTCGTGGAATGGAAGACCAAACGGGGATAGTGATCAGGAAGATCGCTAATAATGATGGAGTGATGGAGAATATTAACAGACTCAGGAGAAAGAACCAAAAAACTCGCATATTAAGGGGTCATGATGATATCGTGACGGCATCCTTTTATGAAGAAATGACGTTTTGGTGTTCGCACGATCTCGAGGGTACCGAAAAATTCATAAATCGAGATTTCATGATGGCATGCGGCGACATGTATATTGATTTGAAGACGTTTGGACATCCGCACGTCTTGAGGAATTCAAAAATCTCGTGGATCAAGTGGGTAATGATGAAAGGACACTTCAGGTCATGTTGAAAAAAGGACACTTGGCGAGATATCTGACgagatcaagatcgtgcaatcgtgcttCATAAATGCTCATCGGGAGACGGAGCTTGGTgtcgcttcttcaaggtcaggGCTCGGCCAGAGACTTCAGGCCGAAAAAATCCTCAGAAGTGAGGgcgcaatgtttgggcccaaaatatcgGTTTGGGCCGAGATgtattctcggcccggaaggtcATACAAAAAGGTTACTGTGGATCATTTAGTTCATGGGCTTCCTAACCTAGGTCGGTCAAGTCATGCTGCGAGACGAGTAATTGAATCCTggcgcaataaggagtctcggcaagacATGGATAGAAGTGAATCCGGTTTGATAAAGGACTGGGTTCAAAgtcatagtgaaaataggaGTGGTCGAGATGGTGTTTGATGAGAAGAAGAAATCCTAATCTAAGTAGGGTTGTAACTCGGTCTAGAAAGTGCAtggtgctataaatagaagaggttgtgcatcgttcaagatcccctccaattcaacacacaactgccctgtgcaaattctctcaacaaccttgagattttttccttttcttttttcgccaacacaccttcagtttggataaacagcactgtgaaagcaaccggtgatatcttcagtcggcatagataacaCTGTCATCGTACAACCAGTCAGTCTCGCAGCATCTTTAGTCGGCATAGATAACACTGCGTCGAgggtgactggttatctatctaagtctcgatcgagaaggatttccaaaaatccttgttggtcgaggtcatctcattagccttctaggcgaagtgaggtgttacaatttattaggctcggcacattgcagccgagttagtttatgattggatactcttaagtgggatttagagttcggcattctgacggtcgAACCACATTTATTGTTAAGACatatatccgctttgagtatttgtgcccttacactttggtgtcgattcggcatgagtttactctgacgaataccatcattGTGACCAAATCCAACGgtgacgatttgtgaacttcataagaatagtagccttgtcttcaggttcgagaacctaAGAGGCCGAGACATgctccttcctcggtcgcaatcccaagacgcagaagtcaaccgtgcacccaacgcaacatcaacaacttttactcctcggccgagctcagccgacgagttggcacgccccgcattcaaccgagggatgtagttagcttatagattacttggcttgcgtgccacgtaggcttggtactttttagggtcaacagtctCTTGAGCTTTTTGCTAACAAAAAAAGATTTTTGCTAAAAATTGGCAACTAGGAGGAACCTAACAAAGCAAAAGTAAACCCCAGAAGATGAATAAGAACGGAAAAGGCGTTACTGGGTTGGCCTCCTATGAAATTGGGTAGCATGGAAAGCAAAAGCAGGCTTAAATAATTACTGATGTCGTTGAATAATTAAAACAATGacaaatatgaaattttacctcatgtgaagcttccgaAATAATGATATCGTGTTCGattcgttaattttttttctcaatcaacatgtttataGTTTCAATAGTTAGAATTTTATTCAACAATAGAGTGGAGGGTGAGAGGggttttgataattgaagaagataaataatacgttaaaagtaatttggggtgtatttagaaatttcttattttctttatacCTCATAAGGTCGAAATTGTCATTACATAGTAAGTTACATAATCcacttaatattaaattttaatgtgggatGCATTCAACATTATGTGGAGTGCTAATAAAACAAGCAAATTATTTTGGGTACTTGTGTAGTAAAAACAAAGTCACCTTCTCACAATTCGTAATACTACAATCCCCCTACAGAGGTAACAGTTACGATCTCGTCCtccttctttccaaaagaaaaacaaacgcCAAAAATAATCTGTTCCTTCTTAAATCAATTGACTCtctatttcttttcttgttatcttttttcttttagggTTTGGTTTTATTATGGCGGACGTCCAAGGTCTCGTGAATGAGCTTGCTACCAGTCTCCGGAAGCGGTGAGTTTTACTATACGTGTGTATCTATGCATGCATGTGCCTTTTTCTGTGTGTGGCTGTTGCTGTTCGTTTTCTTTTGTTACGGCTGTTTATGGATTTTTGCGATGGCAGGAAAGTCGAGGGTTCACGGGAGACTGCTCGGCTAACGGCAGAATTGCTTCGGACAGTTATATCGGCACAGAAGTTGCCATCACCTACAAACCAGGCAGCTGCTCTTATTGCGGCGGTAAGAGGCGTTGGCCAGCGGCTTATTGCTGCTAATCCTGTTGGTAtgtcctttattttgttttaggcATACGCTTTTAGTTGTTCTCCACAGCTTtgtgataattttttttgggattttacTGGATTTATCGATTCTGTATCAAAACTTTTCATGTAGTAGAGTAAATCGTACCAAGCTTTCAATTAAGAAGATGTATATGAATCCCTAGGGGCATGGATTAAAGAACACTAGATACATGAGTAATAAAACACTTACCAAGAACCTAGCGTGTAGATATTCACAACTGGAGAAACAAATTGCGCCTTGATGCAATATTCTCGTAGTCATGTTGATTTAGGTGacatcatcatttaattttGTCGTCTCATCTTCTAGCAAGTAGTTCAATGTATTAGTTGATATGAAAATTCTCTCATACAAACCCTAATGGTGAGTACTAGGTGCGGATGTGACTGATTAGCCAACCGACTCTTGTGTCATATTAGTTGACGTATTTAACATGATTAATATTCTCTTGCTTGACTTCATGTCAAACTGTGCATCTGAATTATTATAATTAACAGTCAAAGTAGTATAATTAATTCGTTGAACTTTTGTGTCAGAATGTGCTGATTAAGGATAACATATTTGATTGCTAGCAATTGTATTACTCTTATAGTTGGAAATTGAATATAGTACATTAgtaattttcaaattatataGGTTCTCAGTCTCATCAAAATTTACATATAGATTTTGGGTTATGTCTAATGATGACAGAATGATACATATAAATTAGGTAGCGGAATTCAGAGGTTAGCATTCTGAGTTTGCCCCAAGTCTTGTTCATATACATGAGAATCTTGTGCAATTAGTTATATAGCTAATACTTTGTTATTTcgttataaattatataatgatCATGTTGACATGGGGGTGGACTGCAGAGCTTGCTATTGGGAACATCGTGAGGCGCATTTTCCATATTATTAGGGAAGAGGAGCTTTCACTTCAAGTTGAAGGGTTGTCTTTATCCACTCAAGGCAGGGATAGAGATCGTGATGAGGAAGACGATAAAGCGTTCCTCTCGTCTGCCGCGACTTCTCAAAGACTTCTGCGTTCACCTTCATTGGCTGATCTTCTTGGGAGCAGAGCCGCTATGGCACCAGCTTCAACGAATCAAGAAATCCAGGGGAAAGGCAAGTTCGAGCAATCCCTGTagtctatatatataaaattctaACACGTAATTAAATCTTAGTTTGGCATTGTAAAATATGTATGTTTCTTTGCTAAATGCCAAATTTTCTTTGTAGCTGATAAAAGTCCAAGTAGCTGGACATTGAAGCACAATGTCATAGAGGCAGTTAATGACCTCATTGAAGATATAATAACTTGCCATGAACAGATTGCGGATCTGGCGGTGGAGCTTATACATCAAAAGTAATTTTCCCTTAAACCGTGAACATGTTTTTGCTACTGAGTTTCTTCAATTGAAACTATCTCCCTGATTGTTTTATTTTCTACTCATGCTCTTCTTGTTTCTGACATGTAGCATTTAGTGATGTTATTCTCTAGCTTCAAAACTTTTTGATGCCATGGAATTTACGTGGAAAAGTCAAGTAGATAAGAATTTACATGGAAAAATCCAATAAACGGTTGTTATATGTAAGACATATTctgaaatcacaacaacaagacattaggatcacgaataaatcaaaatcaatatgaaatagaGATCGACTAATTATATTGAACTTATCTGTAGAATTCGGAAGACATGGTTATGAAGGTGAAGCCTTTGATCCTTGCGAACAAAGTAGAAGtagtcttctacttccagtacCTCTGAATGAACTCTACTATCGAAATAGGCTTAtagttttcgtgagtttctatcgGTATGGAAGCAGGGACGGCTCATAGGTTATATAGCTAGGGTTTCAATCAATTCCTCCCTATTATCGGAAAGGATATCAACCCaaatcatatctcatcaattataGTCCCATCATGACTCTTATTCCTTGTATTTACTTAATAAAGGCCCTTAATTGATTGCATGTAATTAGGACTCCAATATGTTTATTTCCTTAAGGCACCGAGAGTCCTAGAGATTTTATTAACTTGATTGCCAAGTCAATATTCCCTCAATTATTCTCGGCATaattcattgtcattcacaaaatGGTTTTACATTATATACTGTCGGTCTTACATCCCCCAACAAATTGGTTTGGCCGGAATGTTCCGAATTAGTAAATACGTGCCTTAAATATTTACCGAATTCACATTGATAGAACAAGCCAAAGAGCTGATATGGATTGGCTTTGCAGCTGTAACTCATAACCCATGATTCTTAACATTTTGAAGTGGAGATTTTTATTCCTCTTGGTTAAATGGAAACTTGATACGGTAGTCTCTATGCATAGACATGCCTCTTGCGATAGACAATTGAACTTTGTATATTTGTGTTTCTTATGAATATCTGATTTTCCTTCCCGGCTTCATTACAAATGCATCTACTTTTCAGTGAGGTGGTACTAACTTTAGGTCAGTCAAGAACCGTGAAAAAGTTCCTATGTGCTGCGAAGAAGAAACGATCATTCCAGGTCTTTGTTGCTGAGGGTGCTCCAAAGTCTGTACATGATCATACCTAGTAGTTGGTTAATTGATCTTCCCCTCTTTTGTTTTGATCTATTGCTTACTTGGTATTGCTTAGGTATCTGGGTCATGTTCTTGCAAAAGCGTTGGCTGCAAAAGGTTTGCAAACTACAATGATTACCGACTCTTCAGTTTTCGCCATGATTTCACGAGTAAACGTTGTGAGTGTTCACTTTTcttgcttttttctttgatgTAAAATTTGCCcctatttttttaaaacttcGCGTACAGGTCATAGTCGGGGTTCATGCCGTGATGGCCAATGGTGGGATCATAGCTCCTGTTGGGACGAATATGGTTGCACTTGCTGCAAAAAAGCATGCTGTTCCGTTTGTTGTGGTTGCTGGCACTCATAAGGTATATGTATAATCGCACTTGAACACATTAACATGTGCTTCTCCTAATTTTTTCCTTAatgtatttttgtttgttttgcagtTGTGTCCACTATATCCTAATAATCCAGAGGTTTTGCTGAATGATATGAGATGCCCATCAGAACTCTTATCTTTTGGGGAATTCTCAGATTTCGTGGATTTTAGTATCGGCAGTGGAGCTTCTCTTCTTAACATTGTTAATCCTTCATTTGATTATGTGCCACCGGAGCTAGTCAGCCTTTTTGTTACTGAAATGTAAGACCATTTTTTCCCATCACTACAACTACAAGCTTTCTGGTCAACACACAATTGGCTTTACATTCTCTCTGGACGTTTAGTTTGCTTTAGttgcctttgttttttttttttt
Proteins encoded in this window:
- the LOC126597061 gene encoding uncharacterized protein LOC126597061, whose protein sequence is MADVQGLVNELATSLRKRKVEGSRETARLTAELLRTVISAQKLPSPTNQAAALIAAVRGVGQRLIAANPVELAIGNIVRRIFHIIREEELSLQVEGLSLSTQGRDRDRDEEDDKAFLSSAATSQRLLRSPSLADLLGSRAAMAPASTNQEIQGKGKVADKSPSSWTLKHNVIEAVNDLIEDIITCHEQIADLAVELIHQNEVVLTLGQSRTVKKFLCAAKKKRSFQVFVAEGAPKYLGHVLAKALAAKGLQTTMITDSSVFAMISRVNVVIVGVHAVMANGGIIAPVGTNMVALAAKKHAVPFVVVAGTHKLCPLYPNNPEVLLNDMRCPSELLSFGEFSDFVDFSIGSGASLLNIVNPSFDYVPPELVSLFVTEIGGHNPSYIYRLISDFYCADDLPRQQKPAS